TGAAGCAATGCGTGTAGCGGAAAATCCGTCAAAAGTTATTTCACTGGCCATTGGCCTGCCGTTGTCGTTTTCAGGGAGAATGATAACGGCAGAAATTTTTTTTTACCCGGACTAGTACCGGAGCCCTTTTTTTCAGATAACCAATAAAAAGCTGTGCATTTTGGAAACTGCTAAAATCAGACGGTTGTTAAAAAAGTACCTGCTGGGAGAGAGCCAGGCAGAGGACAATAAGGCGATTGAACGGTGGTATCAGTCGTTCGATGAAGAAGCCATGCCCGTCATGGACGACCTCACCCGGCACCGTATCCGCCAGGAAATCTGGAGTGGCATCCATCCGCAAATTGTAGTAGCTAAAACGTTTTATCTTCGACGCAATCTCATGCGGGTAGCTGCCGCAGTGCTGGCACTCGTGGCCACTGGCAGCACCTGGTATCTCATTGCCCATCGTCGGCCTGCGGTTAATTACACCACCTATACCACCCGCATTGGCGAACGGAAAACGATTCATTTGAATGATGGATCTGTACTAATGCTCAACGCCGGATCCACCATCAGGGTACCGGATAATATGGCCATATCCAGGCAACTGAACCTGGTAGACGGAGAAGTATTCTTTGACGTCCGTACTAATCCCGAAGTTCCCTTCATCGTAGAAAGCGGCCCTTTACAGACAACTGTACTGGGTACCTCCTTCAATATTGCTGCCTACAAAGGCGTGCATACCCTCAGTATCGGTGTAGTGTCCGGTAAAGTACAGGTAGCCGGCGAAAAGCAAGCAACACGTGTGCTGGAGCATGACCAGGAACTGGTATACGACAAGGCCAGCGAAAAAATCAGCATAACATCTGTGGAAGAATCCCTGGCAGCATGGCAAAACGGGAAACTGGTATTCAATGATTTGTCGTTTGCCGATATGGTTATACTAATGGAGAAGAATTTTGGTATTACCATCACTACTGCGCGTGACGAGGTGAGGAGCACCAGGTACACCACAGAACTGCCAACAAACATGGAGCCGGTAAAAGCAGTGCAGGTACTGGCAGCCATCCATCATTTGAATGTACGCAGCATCAATGTGCATGCTGTTGTCTATGAATAATAAAATGTATCACCAAAGCTAATCGCTAAAAACAAGTACGTACTCATGCCACGTAAATGGAATTTTTCATTAATGCTAACAATTAATGCCTAACCACGTATGAAGAAAATTGTAGAAAATCTAAGAAAACGAATGCTTGCAGTCGTTTTGGCGCTGACGTGTGCACCGGCCATACTCCCTGTATACGCCGGCCAGGGCCAGATACTGCAGGAAACCAATGTCACTATTGCGCTGAAAGGTGGCAGCCTCGAGTCCGCCATCCGGGAGCTGCACCGGCGCACAAAGATCATCTTTGCCTACGACCGCCAGTTGCTTTCGGCATACACGGTAGAACGCCATTCTTTCTCCAACGAACGGCTGGATAATGTGTTGCAGAAATTATTGCAGCATAAATCGCTCGGGTTTGCTGAAGTCAATAACATTGTGGTGATCAGTAAAATGACCCCGTCGGCCACTCCGGCGGAAGACCGCCAGGAAATAGTGGTGTCGGGCGTTGTAAAAGATGAAAGCGGCAACCCGCTCCCCGGTGTAAGTGTAGCCGTTCGCGGGGTAAGCACCATGACCGCCACCGACGGAACAGGCCACTACAAGATCATTGTCAGATCTACCAACGATGTGCTGGCATTCAGCTATATCGGTTATGAAACAGCCGAGGTGCCGGTAGGCAATCAGACTACCCTTAATATACAATTGAAACCTGCGAGCAAATCGCTTGGAGAAGTGGCGGTGGTAGGCTTTGGCACGCAACGTAAAGTGAGCCTGGTAGGTGCCCAGAGCACCATCCGCCCGGCGGAATTCAAGCAGCCGGCTTCTGATATCTCCACCATGCTGGCGGGGCGTATATCCGGCGTAATTGGTGTGCAACGCTCCGGAGAACCGGGTAAATCCGGCGCCGACATATGGATACGCGGTATTTCCACCTTCGGAAATGGTAACAAGGCAACACCGCTGATCCTCGTAGATGGAGTGGAAAGATCTATCAATAACGTTTCGCCGGAAGATATTGAATCATTCACTATCCTGAAAGATGCAGCCGGTACGGCCGTATATGGTGTACGCGGCGCTAATGGCGTTATCCTGCTGAAAACCAAGACCGGAAAGGTGGGGAAACCCCAGATCTACTTTGATTATAATGAAGGGATCAACTCTTTTACCAAAAGACCGGAAATGCTGGATGGGATTACTTATATGAATCTCGCCAACGAAGCAGCTACTACCCGGAATCAGAATCCTGTTTTTTCCCAGGAAAAAATAGATAAAACTAAATCCGGAGAAGATCCATTGCTATATCCCGATGTTAACTGGATGGATGCCGTATTCAACAAATATGGTCATACCCGCAGCGCAAACCTGAATGCCAGCGGGGGAGTGGAGAATGCACAGTATTACGTTTCCCTGGGCTATTTCAATGAAAGTGGTTTCCTGAAAACAGATGAACTGGCAAAGTATAATTCTTCCCTGAAGTATAACCGGTATAATTTCACTTCTAATCTGAATCTGAAAGTCACTAAATCTACCAAACTGGATGTAGGAATACAGGGGTATTTCTCCAATGGAAATTATCCCGGCATTCCGAGTCATGATATTTTTCAGAGTGCGATGGATGCCTCTCCTGTGGCTTATCCTATCATGTACCCCGGTAACAGGGTTCCCGGACAGTCGGCCAACGGAGGATTCCGTAACCCCTATGCAGATCTTACCCGCAGGGGATACCGGAATGAATTCAAAAACCAGCTGTATTCCAATATCCGTGCAACGCAGGATCTGAAGGCTATCACACCGGGACTTTCCGCCACGGCCATGTTTGCATTTGATGTGTACAACCAGAACTATATCATCCGCTCGAAAAGAGAAGATACCTGGTTCCCGGATATGAATAAACCTTACAACGCCGACGGCACACTGAACCTGGTGAACACCTACCGGGGCGACGATTACCTCGGATTCGACAAGGCCGACGGCGACCGTCAGACAACCCGGCAGTTTTATACAGAAGCCGCTGTGAATTACGATCGTGGCTTTGGTAAGCACCATGTTACCGGTCTTGGTTTATTCTATTCCAGTGATAAAAGCAACACCCTCGCGGGCGATTTTATCAGCTCTATTCCCGAAAGATATCTCGGCTTCGCAGGTAAAGCAGCCTACTCTTTCG
The genomic region above belongs to Chitinophaga sp. 180180018-3 and contains:
- a CDS encoding TonB-dependent receptor gives rise to the protein MLAVVLALTCAPAILPVYAGQGQILQETNVTIALKGGSLESAIRELHRRTKIIFAYDRQLLSAYTVERHSFSNERLDNVLQKLLQHKSLGFAEVNNIVVISKMTPSATPAEDRQEIVVSGVVKDESGNPLPGVSVAVRGVSTMTATDGTGHYKIIVRSTNDVLAFSYIGYETAEVPVGNQTTLNIQLKPASKSLGEVAVVGFGTQRKVSLVGAQSTIRPAEFKQPASDISTMLAGRISGVIGVQRSGEPGKSGADIWIRGISTFGNGNKATPLILVDGVERSINNVSPEDIESFTILKDAAGTAVYGVRGANGVILLKTKTGKVGKPQIYFDYNEGINSFTKRPEMLDGITYMNLANEAATTRNQNPVFSQEKIDKTKSGEDPLLYPDVNWMDAVFNKYGHTRSANLNASGGVENAQYYVSLGYFNESGFLKTDELAKYNSSLKYNRYNFTSNLNLKVTKSTKLDVGIQGYFSNGNYPGIPSHDIFQSAMDASPVAYPIMYPGNRVPGQSANGGFRNPYADLTRRGYRNEFKNQLYSNIRATQDLKAITPGLSATAMFAFDVYNQNYIIRSKREDTWFPDMNKPYNADGTLNLVNTYRGDDYLGFDKADGDRQTTRQFYTEAAVNYDRGFGKHHVTGLGLFYSSDKSNTLAGDFISSIPERYLGFAGKAAYSFDDRYFMEFNFGYNGSELFAPKNRFGFFPAIGLGWVVSNEHFFEPLKNAVSFLKFRYSNGNTGLGSAAERFLYITNLNTNDNNYKYGTGFQDNGRGISINRYATDVRWSVSNKQDLGMELVTLHDRLRLNVDVFQEHRTGIFLQRASNVMFMGLENQQYGNLGIVDNKGIDANLEYRISIGQVEMNLRGNITWNKDKLIEDDRPPQLYPWMEHRGNNVLARYGYIAEGLFKDQAEIDKSAVPGDRSQVKPGDIKYKDLNGDGIINSADIAKIGRGDVPAMVYGFGMDISWKGFNFAFLFQGVSDADRMLQGSAIIPFNGGGGVTNAFAIATDRWTVDNPRQDAFYPRLAYGEAENKNNTQPSSWWVKDVSFMRLKSAQIAYNLPSDVLKRYGIRASAVYLQGINLLTFSKFKLWDPELNTDNGSAYPNVRTISLGVNLKF
- a CDS encoding FecR domain-containing protein, yielding METAKIRRLLKKYLLGESQAEDNKAIERWYQSFDEEAMPVMDDLTRHRIRQEIWSGIHPQIVVAKTFYLRRNLMRVAAAVLALVATGSTWYLIAHRRPAVNYTTYTTRIGERKTIHLNDGSVLMLNAGSTIRVPDNMAISRQLNLVDGEVFFDVRTNPEVPFIVESGPLQTTVLGTSFNIAAYKGVHTLSIGVVSGKVQVAGEKQATRVLEHDQELVYDKASEKISITSVEESLAAWQNGKLVFNDLSFADMVILMEKNFGITITTARDEVRSTRYTTELPTNMEPVKAVQVLAAIHHLNVRSINVHAVVYE